ACAACGTTATATCGATACCTATTGGAATAAATTTTCGCAACAATATTATGTTGCGGGTGATAGCGCGCGTTGTGATGCTGATGGCGATTTTTGGATCATGGGACGGATTGATGATGTGGTGAATGTATCCGGTCATCGCTTAGGCACGATGGAAATAGAATCTGCATTAGTTGCACATGCAGAAATTTCCGAAGCCGCCGTGGTGAGTTTCCCACACGATATTAAAGGCGAAGCCATTTTTGCTTTTGTTGTTCCGCGTAACGGTAGACCAAAAGGTGCTGCACGTTTGGCATTAGAAAAAGATTTGCAACAATGGGTTACTGAACAAATTGGTGCGCTGGCTAAACCCGAGGTTATTCGTTTTGCGGATAATTTACCCAAAACTCGTTCTGGGAAAATCATGCGGCGTTTACTCCGCACCATTGCACGCGACGAGCCCATTACCCAAGATATATCAACATTAGAAAACCCCGCTATTCTTGAACAATTAACCACGATTGACCACGATTAAATAGGTATGTCAGTTTTTTTTAAAGCACCCTGGTGGCTAACCAACGGTCACGCACAAACATTATGGGCTAGCAAAATTCGCGCACGCCCTGTCCTCAGCACTCATCGCGAACGCTGGGAATTAAATGATGGCGATTTTTTAGATTTAGATTTTACTGATGTCGCCAATGCCACTGCAGACACACCCGTCGTATTAGTTTTGCATGGCCTGGCAGGTTCGATTGATTCAAAATATGCCAGCAGCATTTTACAAACTTTACAACAACACGGTTATCGCGGTGTATTGATGCATTTTCGCAGTTGCTCCGGTGAAGCGAATCGCTTACCGCGCAGTTATCATTCCGGCGAGACTACCGATCCACGTTATGTGATTCAACAATTACAACACCGTTTTCCACAAGCACCATTAGCCGCGATTGGTTATTCTTTAGGCGGGAATGTTTTGCTGAAATTATTAGGCGAACAGGCAGTGAGTGGTTTGCAAACTGCTATTGCAATTTCGGTACCCTTTGAATTAGCTAGTTGCGCTAATCGTTTGAATCGTGGATTTTCAAAATTTTATCGTGATTATTTATTACGCGGCATGAAAAAAAGTTTGCGGCTCAAATTAAAAACCGTGGCTTTACCCATTGATCATAAAGCTGCGTTGCGTTGTCGAGATTTTTGGGAATTTGATAATTTAGTCACCGCACCTTTGCATGGTTTTCGTGACGTGCATGATTATTATGCACAATCGAGTTCACGTGCTTATATCCCCAATATTCAAACGCCTACTTTAATTTTGCATGCGCTGGACGATCCTTTCATGACTCACGATTGCATCCCCACCGCAGCGGAATTACCCGCCTGCGTACAACTAGAATTAAGCGACCACGGCGGTCATGTGGGTTTTCGTCAACATCAGGGTTATTGGTTAGAAACGCGCATCTTGCACCATCTGCAAAATACTTTACCTTTATCCATAGCTTGATTATTCAACAAATAAAATCTTTATTACGCTCAACTTTTCGCGCCGACGACCGCTAATTACTGTGCAGGTTCTACCGATCGTCAAATGCACAAGGAATGTGACATGCGCACCAAAAAAACACAAAGGAACGACCACGGGCATGTGACGGAAAGCACTAAGGATAAACTGCTGCTACTCATGGAAAAGCGCCGCAAGCAGCAACGGCGTAAGGACGCGCTCCGTTACATGTGGACGATCGGTGGCCTGCTCACTATCACTATGCCGCTCGCACTACAATTATCAACCTTATTTCTTATGGCCTTGTTTACCGTGCTGACACTGGATGATGTGGTCATCAATAACGAATAATGTTTTAACGCTTACCGACTACACACAGAGCACAATGCTTAGTTTATAGTGCGCCATCCTTTGTTTTCGAAGACCGCTAATGATTCCGTTGCACGATGACAATCCCACACGACGCCGTCCCTGGATAACGTGGTTAATTATTATTAGTTGTATCGCCGCGTTTTTGTGGCAATTATCTGCTGCACAACATAGCCAAGCCATTATCATGGCGCTCGGCGTAAAACCTGCTCATGTGTTGCATGATTTTATGCATTCCACTTGGTTTCCCACCGAAAATTATTTTTTCCCAGCGTGGCTTACGCTGTTCACATCGCAATTTTTGCATGGCGGTTGGTTACATTTAATCGGCAATATGTGGTTTTTATTTATTTTCGGCAACAACATCGAAGATGCCATGGGACACGGCCGTTTCATTATTTTTTATTTACTCTGCGGTGCACTAGCCGCACTGACTCAAGTATGGTTTAACCCACAATCACTATTACCTATGATTGGTGCTAGCGGTGCCATCTCCGGCGTTTTGGGTGCTTATTTATTACTCTATCCACGCTCACAAGTATTAGTCGCTATTCCATTAGGTATTTTTATTCATACCACCCGCATAGCAGCGGGCTTAGTGTTGATGTTTTGGTTTGTATTTCAATTGATTAATTCTTGGTTAGAAGCCTGGTTGAGTACCGCGCCGCCTAATACTGAAGGGGGTGTTGCGTGGGCCGCTCACATTGGCGGGTTTGTGGCGGGCATGTTATTAATTCCGCTATTTAAACATCGCAAGGTACGA
Above is a genomic segment from Gammaproteobacteria bacterium containing:
- a CDS encoding rhomboid family intramembrane serine protease — translated: MIPLHDDNPTRRRPWITWLIIISCIAAFLWQLSAAQHSQAIIMALGVKPAHVLHDFMHSTWFPTENYFFPAWLTLFTSQFLHGGWLHLIGNMWFLFIFGNNIEDAMGHGRFIIFYLLCGALAALTQVWFNPQSLLPMIGASGAISGVLGAYLLLYPRSQVLVAIPLGIFIHTTRIAAGLVLMFWFVFQLINSWLEAWLSTAPPNTEGGVAWAAHIGGFVAGMLLIPLFKHRKVRFFNPARRR
- a CDS encoding hydrolase; translation: MSVFFKAPWWLTNGHAQTLWASKIRARPVLSTHRERWELNDGDFLDLDFTDVANATADTPVVLVLHGLAGSIDSKYASSILQTLQQHGYRGVLMHFRSCSGEANRLPRSYHSGETTDPRYVIQQLQHRFPQAPLAAIGYSLGGNVLLKLLGEQAVSGLQTAIAISVPFELASCANRLNRGFSKFYRDYLLRGMKKSLRLKLKTVALPIDHKAALRCRDFWEFDNLVTAPLHGFRDVHDYYAQSSSRAYIPNIQTPTLILHALDDPFMTHDCIPTAAELPACVQLELSDHGGHVGFRQHQGYWLETRILHHLQNTLPLSIA